A genomic region of Coregonus clupeaformis isolate EN_2021a unplaced genomic scaffold, ASM2061545v1 scaf1144, whole genome shotgun sequence contains the following coding sequences:
- the LOC121542489 gene encoding ubl carboxyl-terminal hydrolase 18 yields the protein MAGSSFSMFRRSLSLPFGSRLQGLRGLMNYGLSCCVNALLQSFSATWELVDLLDRWNPVDKYKESVPLQLRKVLQAMQSDQTQPAPHQDFLHCLDRNYIRLHVQHDADEVFLSILNLIQQQMSDKALAQEIQSLYKVTMETYLQCLECTYIESGTSFLLSLPMHLKDSHNTLEDCIRLVFELQVLRDRDNCYCERCGEKKPSKQGYKLISLPPVLCLHLKRFRNYRGYTRKLHCKVTFPETLNISEILTAEALSQGYVQSDSQYSLYAVIVHSGDAMFGHYTAYVRHKKDQSWYYADDSNVRQVSWEEVQKTYGGSQKEGTAYMLLYRRTPEGKQQEWSSG from the exons ATGGCAGGAAGCAGTTTCTCAATGTTCCGCCGTAGTTTGAGTCTACCTTTCGGGAGTAGGTTACAAG GCCTGAGAGGTCTGATGAACTATGGCCTGTCATGCTGTGTGAACGCTCTGCTGCAGTCCTTCTCTGCCACCTGGGAactggtagacctgctagacag GTGGAACCCAGTTGATAAGTACAAGGAGAGTGTCCCTCTGCAGCTGAGGAAGGTGCTACAAGCCATGCAGAGTGACCAGACCCAGCCTGCTCCTCATCAAGACTTCCTGCACTGCCTGGACAGAAATTACATCCGCC TCCATGTTCAGCATGATGCAGATGAGGTATTCCTCTCCATTCTAAACCTTATCCAACAACAGATGAGTGACAAGGCCTTG GCTCAGGAGATTCAGTCTCTGTACAAGGTTACCATGGAGACGTACCTTCAGTGTCTAGAATGTACATACATCGAATCTGGGACCAGCTTTCTGCTCAGCCTCCCCATGCACTTAAAGGACAGCCACAACACCCTG GAGGACTGTATACGGTTAGTCTTTGAGCTTCAGGTGCTAAGGGACAGGGATAACTGCTACTGTGAGAGGTGTGGAGAGAAGAAGCCATCCAAACAG GGCTACAAACTCATCTCCCTGCCCCCTGTCTTGTGTCTTCACCTGAAGAGATTCCGTAATTACCGTGGTTACACCAGGAAACTACACTGCAAAGTCACCTTCCCAGAAACCCTGAACATTTCTGAGATCTTGACAGCAGAGGCACTGTCACAAGGTTATGTACAG AGTGACAGCCAGTATAGTTTGTATGCAGTCATAGTGCACTCTGGCGATGCCATGTTTGGACACTACACAGCGTACGTTCGTCACAAGAAGGACCAGAGCTGGTACTACGCTGATGATAGTAATGTACGGCAG GTTAGCTGGGAGGAAGTACAGAAAACCTATGGAGGAAGTCAAAA AGAAGGCACAGCATATATGCTGCTCTACAGACGAACCCCAGAGGGTAAACAACAGGAGTGGTCCTCAGGCTGA